The following is a genomic window from Pseudomonas parafulva.
GCAGCAAATTCGAAACCCGTTCGACCCTGGCCAAGCCGCTGGCGATCGACGTCTGCTCCCAGTGCCACCCGTTCTACACTGGCAAGCAGAAAGTCCTGGACACCGGTGGTCGCGTACAGAAGTTCGCCGACCGCTTCGGTATGTTCGGTACCAAGAAGTAATCATGCACCTGGCGAGGCCTCTGGCTTCGCGATGCTGCAAAAGAAGGCGCCCCTTGCGGGCGCCTTTTTTGTATCTGCCGTTTGGCAGGTAAGGCGGGGGTGAGGTGCAGGGTGTGCGAGCATGAGGAGAAGGTGGTCAGAGAAAATAGTTGTAGACACTATGTGCGTGGATTGTACACACTCGATTTCGCCAGCCCCGTCAGGTGTAGCGTAAAGTCGTAGGCCACCGGCCTTGACAGGTGTGACCGGGCAGTCTTGTCGCTCCCGGACTCTTTGCGTATCCTCGGCGGTCCGTCAGAACAGTAAACAAGCGGAATGCCCACCATGTCAGATTTGAAAACCGCCGCTCTCGAATACCACGCTCAACCTCGTCCGGGGAAACTGAGCGTGGAACTTTCCAAGCCAACCGCCACCGCCCGCGACCTCGCCCTGGCCTACAGCCCAGGCGTTGCCGAGCCGGTCCGCGAAATTGGCCGTGATCCAGAGCTGGCCTACAAATACACCGGCAAGGGCAACCTGGTCGCGGTGATTTCCGACGGCACCGCCATCCTGGGCCTGGGCGACCTTGGCCCGCTGGCCTCCAAGCCGGTCATGGAAGGCAAGGGCGTTCTGTTCAAGCGTTTCGCGGGCATCGACGTGTTCGACATCGAAGTTGAATCGGAAAGCCCACAGGCCTTCATCGACACCGTTCGCCGCATCTCCATCACCTTCGGCGGCATCAACCTCGAAGACATCAAGGCGCCTGAGTGCTTCGAGATCGAGCGCACGCTGATCGAGCAGTGCGACATTCCGGTCTTCCACGACGACCAGCATGGCACCGCCATCGTGACCGCTGCGGGCATGATCAACGCCCTGGAAATCGCAGGTAAAACCCTGGAGGACGCGAAGATCGTCTGCCTGGGCGCCGGCGCTGCGGCCATCTCCTGCATGAAGCTGCTGGTCAGCATGGGTGCCAAGGTCGAGAACATCTTCATGATCGACCGCAACGGCGTGATCCATGCCGGTCGCGACGACCTGAACCAGTACAAGGCCCAGTTCGCCCACGCCACCGACAAGCGCACCCTGGCCGATGCCCTGGACGGTGCTGACGTGTTCGTGGGTCTGTCCGGCCCGAACCTGCTGAGCGCCGACGGCCTGAAGTCGATGGCGGCCAACCCGATCGTGTTCGCCTGCTCGAACCCGGATCCGGAAATCGCCCCTGAGCTGGCGCACGCCACCCGCAATGACGTGATCATGGCCACCGGTCGTTCTGACTACCCGAACCAGGTCAACAACGTGCTGGGCTTCCCGTTCATCTTCCGTGGCGCCCTGGACGTGCGCGCCAAGCGCATCAACGAAGAGATGAAGATCGCTGCCGCCGTCGCCCTGAAGGATCTGGCCAAGCTGCCTGTGCCGAAGGAAGTGTGCGAAGCCTACGGCGTCGAGGGCCTGGAGTTCGGCCGTGAGTACATCATTCCGAAGCCGCTGGACGCGCGCTTGATCACCGTCGTTTCCGACGCGGTGGCCAAGGCAGCCATCGAGTCGGGTGTGGCCACCCTGCCGTATCCGAAGCACTACCCGCTCAAGAGCGTGGATGACGTGTTCAACGGCTGATCGGCCGCCGCGTCATTGAAAAGCCCCGGCGCGTGAGCGTCGGGGCTTTTTTGTGGGCGTCCTGCAGAAGCGGCGCTGCGCCGCCTCGACAGAAGATGAGCGGCGCTTAGAACAGGTCCATCGGCGCCGATTCATCGGCCGGGAGCGGGCTGCCCGGTGCTACGCCATTGCCCAGTTCGTCACCTGAAGGTGGCGAGTCTTCAGCCTTGAACAGCTCGAAGTAGGCATTCGGCGTGCTTGGCGTCGCCGCACGGCCGCTCACCGGATCGACCCTCAGGCTGAGAATGCCCTCGGGCTCGGCTGGCGGATGCTCGGGCTTGCCCTTGAGCGCCGGGCCCATGAAGTCCATCCAGATCGGCAGCGCGACGGTGCCCCCATACTCGCGACGACCCAAGGTCTCCGGCTGATCGAAGCCGACCCAGACGGTGGTCATGTAGTCGGCGTTGTAACCGGAGAACCAGGCATCCTTGGATTCGTTGGTGGTACCGGTCTTGCCCGCCAGGTCGCTGCGGCCCAGGGCCAAGGCGCGTCGGCCAGTGCCGCGCTTGATCACGTCCTGCAGCATGCTGGTGAGGATATAGGTGGTACGACCGTCGATGATCCGCTCGGCCACCACCGGCGTCAGTGGCGGCGGGGCGATCTGGCCCAGCGCCGACGGCGCGGTACCCGGCTGCGCGAGAGTAGTGATCGGCGCTTCCGGTGCAGCGATGCCGGCCTGATCCTGCTGGCCTTGCGGTACCCGCGCCGGATTGGCGGTGAACAGGGTCTCGCCGCTACGGCTCTCGATACGCTCGATCAGGTACGGGTTGATCTTGTAGCCGCCGTTGGCGAAGGTGCTCCAGCCGGTGGCGATCTCCATCGGCGTGAGCGTTGCGGTGCCCAAGGCCAGCGACAGGTTGCGCGGCAGGTCCTGCTTGTTGAAACCGAACTTGGCGATGTAGTCGATGGTGCGATCGACGCCCATGGCTTGCAGCAGGCGGATCGACACCAGGTTGCGCGACTTGTACAGCGCCTCGCGCATGCGGATCGGGCCGAGGAAGGTGTTGGTGTCGTTCTTCGGACGCCAGACTTTGTCGATGGACTCGTCGACGAACACGATCGGTGCGTCGTTCACCAGGCTGGCGGCGGTGTAGCCGTTGTCCAGCGCAGCGCTGTAGACGAACGGCTTGAAGCTCGAACCCGGCTGGCGCTTGGCTTGCATGGCGCGGTTGTAGTTGCTCTGCTCGAACGAGAAGCCGCCGACCAGCGCTTGGATCGCGCCGTCGGTCGGGTTCAGTGTCACCAGCGCACTCTGCGCCCCCGGCACCTGGCTGAACTTGAGCGTGCCGTCGTCCAGGCGCTGCACACGGATCAGGTCGCCGACCTGCGCCACGTCTGCCGGCGACTGCGGCGAGCGGCCCTGGGCGTTGCTGTTGATGAACGGCCGGGCCCACTTCATGGTGTCCCAGGCCACGTCTTCTTCCTGTCCGGCACGGGTCAGTACCTTCAGGCCAGTCTTGTCGACCTGGGTGACGATGGCCGGTTCCAGCCCGCCGAGGGTGCGCTGTTTGGTCAGGTCCTGCTGCCAGGCGTTGCGCGTCTTGCCCGGATAGCGCGCTTCGGGGCCACGGTAGCCGTGGCGCTCGTCGTAAGCGGTCAGGCCATTGAGCACCGCCTTGTTGGCGATCTCCTGGGTATCGCTGGGGACCGTGGTGGTGACGCGATAGCCTTCGGTGTAGGCCTCGCTGCCGTATCGGCCAACCATTTCGGCCCGCGCCATTTCGGCGACGAACGGCGCATTCACCTCCGGCGCCGGCACGTGATAGCTGGCGTTCAGCGGCTCGGCGAGCGCGGCCTGATAGCTCGCCTGGTCGATCTTGCCGAGCTTGTACATGCGCCCCAGGATCCAGTCGCGGCGCTCTTTGGCGCGTACCGGGTTGGCCAGCGGGTTGAAACGCGACGGCGCCTTGGGCAGGCCGGCGATCATCGCCATTTGCGCCAGGCTGACGTCACGGATCGACTTGCCGTAATACACCTGCGCTGCCGCATCGATGCCATAGGCACGATTGCCCAGGTAGATCTTGTTCACGTACAGCTCGAGGATTTCGTCCTTGGTCAGCTCGCGTTCGATCTGCAGGGCCAGGAGGATTTCGTTGGTCTTGCGCGAGAAGCTGCGTTCACTGGTGAGGAAGAAATTCTTGGCCACCTGCATGGTGATGGTGCTGCCGCCAGTCTGAATATGACCGGATTTCACCAATTGGGTCGCAGCGCGCATCAGGCTGCTTGGATCGACGCCGTAATGGTTGAGGAAATTGTCGTCTTCGGCTGACAGAAGTGCCTGGATG
Proteins encoded in this region:
- a CDS encoding malic enzyme-like NAD(P)-binding protein, with the protein product MSDLKTAALEYHAQPRPGKLSVELSKPTATARDLALAYSPGVAEPVREIGRDPELAYKYTGKGNLVAVISDGTAILGLGDLGPLASKPVMEGKGVLFKRFAGIDVFDIEVESESPQAFIDTVRRISITFGGINLEDIKAPECFEIERTLIEQCDIPVFHDDQHGTAIVTAAGMINALEIAGKTLEDAKIVCLGAGAAAISCMKLLVSMGAKVENIFMIDRNGVIHAGRDDLNQYKAQFAHATDKRTLADALDGADVFVGLSGPNLLSADGLKSMAANPIVFACSNPDPEIAPELAHATRNDVIMATGRSDYPNQVNNVLGFPFIFRGALDVRAKRINEEMKIAAAVALKDLAKLPVPKEVCEAYGVEGLEFGREYIIPKPLDARLITVVSDAVAKAAIESGVATLPYPKHYPLKSVDDVFNG
- a CDS encoding penicillin-binding protein 1A: MRLLKFFWWSFVAVICALVLGLSGAFLYLSPSLPSVDSLRSIQLQIPLRVYSSDGKLIAEFGEMRRSPIRFAEIPPQFIQALLSAEDDNFLNHYGVDPSSLMRAATQLVKSGHIQTGGSTITMQVAKNFFLTSERSFSRKTNEILLALQIERELTKDEILELYVNKIYLGNRAYGIDAAAQVYYGKSIRDVSLAQMAMIAGLPKAPSRFNPLANPVRAKERRDWILGRMYKLGKIDQASYQAALAEPLNASYHVPAPEVNAPFVAEMARAEMVGRYGSEAYTEGYRVTTTVPSDTQEIANKAVLNGLTAYDERHGYRGPEARYPGKTRNAWQQDLTKQRTLGGLEPAIVTQVDKTGLKVLTRAGQEEDVAWDTMKWARPFINSNAQGRSPQSPADVAQVGDLIRVQRLDDGTLKFSQVPGAQSALVTLNPTDGAIQALVGGFSFEQSNYNRAMQAKRQPGSSFKPFVYSAALDNGYTAASLVNDAPIVFVDESIDKVWRPKNDTNTFLGPIRMREALYKSRNLVSIRLLQAMGVDRTIDYIAKFGFNKQDLPRNLSLALGTATLTPMEIATGWSTFANGGYKINPYLIERIESRSGETLFTANPARVPQGQQDQAGIAAPEAPITTLAQPGTAPSALGQIAPPPLTPVVAERIIDGRTTYILTSMLQDVIKRGTGRRALALGRSDLAGKTGTTNESKDAWFSGYNADYMTTVWVGFDQPETLGRREYGGTVALPIWMDFMGPALKGKPEHPPAEPEGILSLRVDPVSGRAATPSTPNAYFELFKAEDSPPSGDELGNGVAPGSPLPADESAPMDLF
- the rpmE gene encoding 50S ribosomal protein L31, whose product is MKADIHPNYEVVAVTCSCGSKFETRSTLAKPLAIDVCSQCHPFYTGKQKVLDTGGRVQKFADRFGMFGTKK